Within the Metasolibacillus fluoroglycofenilyticus genome, the region TTTTTATTTTTATGATGGTGAAATGGGAGTCATTCCTCAAAATCCACTCATTTTAGCCCCAGAGGAAGTCGATGAATCTATTCGTGCAGAAGAGCGATTAAATAAAAAGATTTATCCAAATATATCTGTCAAAACAGAGGGCACTTCGTATTTTGTTTATAGCAATAACGAGCTTATTGTAACATTCGAAAAAATTGCCCCGCGAATCGTGGTCGACAAGAATGGAAATCGTTATAGTACTAGTCTTTATTTAAGCAAGGAATACGAACTACAATTTGTAAATCAGTCGTCCATCGACTTATCTAATCTAGAACTAGCAATCAATGATGAAAGCTACACAATACCAAAAAATAGTCTTTCTCATGGCAATTCCCTTTCATTCAACATTCCCCGTAGTCATAATACATTCCATAAAACAATTGCATTGGATGTCTCATTTGATTACAAAGATAGCGAGGGGAATAAGCAGCGTGGAAAAATTGCTCAGCCATTCTCATTAGATAACTCTTACAGCGATTACTACACGCTTGTCATTAATGGAGATTCCTATGATGCATTAACACTTACATTACAAACTGCCGAGTAAAAAAAGCTGGCTAGAGAATAGCGTCTTAATCCATTTTCTAGCCAGTCATTTTCTCTCATTCTAGATTTATTCCACGTTCATTTCAAACAATGCATTGCAGCTTTCGCTTTATCCCATGGAATAATTTCACCTTTGCCCTTTTTGCAAAAAATACTAGATGACGTATAAAGTGGATCTGCATTTTTATCATAGTTTTTTTGCGCGATGACTTCCTCGCGATTATGACAGACATCATAGCCAGCAAATTGCAAGCTTAGCACGCCCCTGCCATTTGTATAGGCTGCAAATGTCGTGCTATAGTTCATAAATGTAGCAACGGGTACTTTTCCTATTAATATAGCGCTCTTTTCTGTCATAGTGGGTGCTTCAAATTCACCATGCGCTTGTTGTACATCGTGCATCATACGCCCTAAAAAATCATTGGCTGCCTTCATTTTAAAATGATAATAAGGCTCTAAAAGCACATTTTCAGCCTGCTCTAAACCTTGGCGCAGCGCGCGCAAAGTGGCCTCTCGAAAATCACCGCCTGACGTATATTCAACATGAGCGCGCCCTGTCAGCAGTGTGAACTTAATATCCGTTAACGCAGCGCCTGTCAATAAGCCATTATGTGCTCTTTCAAATAAATGCTGTTCCACTAAGCGAACATGTCCCACTGATAAATCGTCTGCATGACAAACACTGTGAAACAAAATACCTGTACCACGCGCTACTGGCTCCATAAGTAAATGCACTTCCGCATAATGCTTTAGCGGCTCAAAATGCCCATATCCTGTTACAGTTGTAGCAATCGTTTCTTTATAAATGATTTGCGGATTAGCGAATGTAATCGCAAGATGAAAGCGCTCCCTCGCAATCTCAGTTAGTACCTCTAGCTGAATCACCCCCATGACATGAACATGGATTTCCTGTAATTCCTCCTGCCAAATTGCACGCAATGAAGGCTCTTCCTCATTTAATAAACGGAACTGCTGCCACACTTCCTTCATATGCAAATCACCATGATAGACAACCTTGGCCTGTAATGTTGGCACTAATTTCAACATGCTTTCATTTGGTATACCCCCAATAACACTACCAATCGCCACTTGGTTTAAGCCCTTTACTGCAAATATTTCACCCGCCTCCACAACTGTCGTTGTTTCAAACTTCGCTCCATTATAATAGCGGATTTCCGTTACTTTTTCTGTTGTATCACCA harbors:
- a CDS encoding elongation factor G, with product MFKTIGILAHVDAGKTTFSEQLLYHMEGIKEKGRVDNKNAHLDFHALERARGITIFAEQGRFQYEGDTYTLIDTPGHVDFSPEMERAIRVMDYAIVIVSAVEGIQGHTETVWQLLKKYNVPTFLFINKIDREGANKEQVLAALHQELSEEILFIENDTSEESVKEWLAERDEQMLELFLEGKLENTIVMTQLQKQIAARKLFVCMAGAALKDEGVLPFFQQLAKLTIACFDTTAPFQAEVFKIRHDSTGQRLTFMKALQGRLQVRDAFTFGDTTEKVTEIRYYNGAKFETTTVVEAGEIFAVKGLNQVAIGSVIGGIPNESMLKLVPTLQAKVVYHGDLHMKEVWQQFRLLNEEEPSLRAIWQEELQEIHVHVMGVIQLEVLTEIARERFHLAITFANPQIIYKETIATTVTGYGHFEPLKHYAEVHLLMEPVARGTGILFHSVCHADDLSVGHVRLVEQHLFERAHNGLLTGAALTDIKFTLLTGRAHVEYTSGGDFREATLRALRQGLEQAENVLLEPYYHFKMKAANDFLGRMMHDVQQAHGEFEAPTMTEKSAILIGKVPVATFMNYSTTFAAYTNGRGVLSLQFAGYDVCHNREEVIAQKNYDKNADPLYTSSSIFCKKGKGEIIPWDKAKAAMHCLK